Part of the Thunnus maccoyii chromosome 17, fThuMac1.1, whole genome shotgun sequence genome, aagaaaaaattgaAGTAGAAATTCACATTTGATAACGTGAGTTTGATAATtgttgttgattcattttctgattaAATCTTCTGCCAAATGACTGATCAAGttattgactaattgattcCTCACTTAATTATATCACATGAGTTGTTTTGCTTCATGAAGCACTCAGCTTATTTCTTGAAGTACACATTTAGGAACTGTCCTTCTTCGGTCTTAAGATCTGCGGACAACTTTTAAAAGCAGCTCCAGACCCGTTTGTTTGGACTCGGCCTTTATGTAATTTatctgttttctatttattatgtttttattgtgttttctgtccgTAGGCATGTTtgtgatttatttccttctgCGATGCACTTTGTGTAACGTCTCCGTTCTGGAACggtgccatataaataaagttacttaCTTACATACTTACACAGCCCTACAGTCCACTCGGTAGTTTAGCCGTGAAAAAGGTCCTTGAGATGGCTCAGTCAGCCGTCTGCAGATGAGCTGTGATGCATGGCTTCAACAGCTGCTCCCCTCTCCCTGCAGCTGcctccatctttttctttctttttttttttttttttttttttttaccccgcACCTCCACAGGGAATGCCCTACCTCGATCTCTTCCATGAAATCACAATTAATTATGGGAAGGGCAGTCTGCGAGCACAATGAGCCAAAGCCCCTTAAGGAGAGAAATGCATCAGAGGAACTTGGGAGTCCCAGCAGGCAGGCGAGGATGATTTTCTGAAGTGCAGAAGCAGCATCACCTCTAGAGGCCtttgctctctgctgcagtAAGCTGCTTTTACACCACTTACACAGCATACTTCAGTTTACGCTAAGGCTTTATTGCTTTtctgacagattaaaaaaaaattagtttcCTAGTTCACATCAACTGACCAGCTAAGAAAATCCATaagaaaaggtaaaaaaacactcaatgcTCTCAGCACCTACTGTCATTTAATATGTATgcagaacatttatttatgaggagaaaaaaaaccagTAAGTTATTTATCTTTATTGATTTCAACGTGTTTATGATAAGTAGTCCCAGCCCTGCGGTACATGTAAACCCTCCCCGCTGCTGCAGTGGAAGCGCTAAGTGGCTGACAGTAGAGAAACACTCGAGTATTAATGTAACACCTCTTTTGTCCTTGGGCAGTTTTCTTGCAGACCTTTTGTGgtttgaatatacagtacattgtgGCAGATAAAGGGCACAGCtatgtctgtgtgtaacagATACATGAAGAAAATAGTTATTTGCCTTTTAAGCAGAATGAAGACTGTGTGTTTTGCACTTGTGACCAGAACTACAAACCGGATAAATTGATCACGGAGTCTGACAAATTAGAGATTCCTTGATTAtagtgtttgtttattatttattttcagattgATTTTAGCTGTGAGTCATGCATAAAGCAGTGGAAGAGAGGGTGGAAAATCAATGTCATTCTTATCTTAAGAagttagctgttttttttttttgtgtttttttttcttcttgagacattaaaggaaaaatcaaaGATCTGTCTTCTTGATATTTCAGACTTGCAGTCGCTACCTCTTGGAGCCTTGCTACCCGGGGCCTTATTAAAAATACAAGCTGTGTGATCTTTCTGTTGGCCCCTCAAATCCCTCAGTTCATCTTGATATCTGTCAAAAGCTCAGTCAGACGCCTCAGAGGCAGgcagaaaaatgccaaacaccCTCACAATCAAGTTTGTTGCAGGATATGTCATTCCTCCACAacgttcactcattcactcgCTGCTCCTGCTGCCTTTCcccatcaccccccccccccccccttcccccatTAAACGGTAACCTTGAGTTAACATTATTATGGTCAAGTTAAAACCTGTTACATTTCAGTTGTGTTAATGCTTCCTGTTCTTTCATAAGAAGAATTTTCAGGATCGTCTCAGAAAGCAGCGCCAGTGTGCACAGAGACTGTTCAAACATTTATACAAGGAACTTGGAAGCAGCGCCCCCATTTCTGCATTCAGGCTCTGAGAGCTCAGCACCTGCTGCTGTTATTCTTTTCACTTCAGATGAAAACATTATGCCCAGACCTGTTTGGTTTTAATCACTTCAGGATGCATCTCTCGAGTACAAAACATTCTTTTGACACTTTTGACTTGGCCCAAACTACCAATTTGATCTTTATTGATAGTGAAGTCTGCGTTCTAAATCTTAATTCAACGCAGCTCGTCAGTTTATGTACCTCCTAAATCAAAAAACAGACTGCTAGACTAATGCAGCCTGCGTTATTCATAGGGCCTGACCAGTAATTTGCTGACTAAGTCATTGTTAGCTCAGTGCTCACCATGTGGAGCAAAAGGGTTTTTTATCTGGGTCATCAGCTAGGCGGCTgtgctccagcttctcctctcctctgagaAGACTACAGAGCACTTCATTTGAAAGTGTTGCAGGATTTTGCAGTCTGAAATAGGGCTGGATTCTATATCAAATTTGTATTGATTTTCAATGTGAGTAATGGAATATTTATTCTGTAATGCACACAGATTGCTCATAAGTAGGAATCATTCCCAGTACCATCAACTTGCATCAGAATATGAAGAAgaatttctgtttctgcttgttttatAATAGCAAAATCTATCAAATTAATTATAATATGATGCTTGGTCCCTTCAGCCATGCAGTGACAAGTGCCCAGTGGCTTCATGTAATAGTGTATCATCAGGCTGCACTGTATAAGGTGAAGGCAAGGATGGGCATCTCTCTCTGAGTGCAAATAAATACCCTTACACCTGTGCCATGGCTGACTAATGCATATAAGCGCAAACGGCTACAGCATCAGTCTCATAGGTGCTTATTACCAAACCGCCGCGCAGCTCAGTGGTAGGTAATGACAGCATTATCATCGATCCCCACAAAGTAAGTCCAGAGCGATCAATGTTTCCCTTTGTGTTTTCCACGCAGACAGCATCCCGATGAAACCGGCTGTAGCGAAGAGAAGACCTTCTGCAGATTAGAGAGCTACAACTGAAGAGATTGAGATTTTGCTCCTATCTGTGCACGTTTTCCAGAAGAAGCCAAGAGCAGAGCTTTAAACCAGCATGTTTTTTGGCTCCAGATTAGGCTGACCGACAGCGTTTGCCAACATCTGTCTGCCATTACCCCTGTGACACTGCAGTCATGCAGCAATTAATCAGACTGTTGTGATAGTTGCCTCACGGTCACTCTGCACCTCAGGCACATCACTGAGCAGCAGGATGGGGGTCAGCAGTCACAGGGTCATATGTCCCGGGAGTTTTTACTGTGCATGTACCTTCCTCCATTCCAACAGAAACCACTGGCCTGAAGTTATCGTGTAGGATCAGAGCATCGTGTCTAAAGTTAACCTGAGTTGCTCTGTTTCCTTATTTAACTGTGGCTGCAGCTGAACTCAGGGAGGCAGTAGCCTTTTGTGGACAATAATACACATCCATTACTGTATAATGATGCATTCAAATCAGCCAGGTGGCTGTAGTATTTGTAAAGATGGAAGTATCAGGGTGGCAGGTGGCCTCGTGCTTACTGCTGCGGGATAATACAGTTCTATTAGACAAGGCTTATTGTGATCGAGGATGAAAACCAGAAGGCAATATGTTTAAAGATGAGATGTTGTGTAGCAACAAATCTTTTGAAATTCAGATCAATATTAATGTCAAATTCAGATCTATAATGTTGAAGACAATCTTATATTGTACACTAGAGTGGCAGTGATTAATCAGTGAGGTGATGGACAAGGAGTTGCTGTCCATCCAGCTGCTTTGAGAGTtgattattaatcattttaggAGCAGAAATGTCAAGCCCTcgctgtagagctgcaacaattagtcaattaattagTGAAGTAAATCGTCAGttaattaatcgccaactattttgacaatcgattgatagttttcttttcttttcagcttctcaaatttgaggatGTGAAACTTTTCCGTGtcaaacatgacagtaaacagaatatctttggatttttgactgttgatcGGACGAAACATGAGCtgtaagaaattataacaggcatttttcagaacgattaatcgagaaaagAATCAGCAGATTTATCGATAATGGAAGTAATTGTTAGTGGCAGCTCTAATTCGCTGATTTCTCCTCAAAATGTGAGaattctctgcttttctttgtttcatgtgATAGTAAAACGGACTACCTTTGGGTTTTGGAgggttggttggacaaaacaagaaatgtaGCGTCCCTTGTTTTGTCCTCAGGCTCGGGGGAAATTACATGTGTGCATTTTTCAAattctgttgttattttctcgattaattgaaaTTAACCAGCAGGATGTTGGTAGTTTTAGGCAAGATGAAATCATGTGCATGTCATGTGACTGCTGTTACAGCCTTTCctcattcttctctctgtcaggcagcacacaaacaaagcagCCGTATTGCAAGATGGTCTTCTAGGGACTGAGCAGTAATCTCTACATATCAGAAATGCCAGTCACATGGAGACAGCAGGTAGAAATGATTACTCGATATAGACAGAATGAAAagctggctttttttttccctcctgtgtttgtttttaagatgaTATCTTTCAAGGCTGGAGTCTAACTAGATAGTAATGAAAGCTACACACCTACAGAGGTTTGAATTCACCAGTAGCCTGGGGAATAACATCTTTATCAAGACAGAGGATTTCTAGCTTATCAAAAGGAGATGTTATGTTGGTAAAAGGTAAACACAATCCGCATTCCAGCTCGCCTCTGGTCTCACCGACTGTGTCAGTCTGAACTGAACAGCTTTATCAAGGCTCGCTCTTGCTGTTGTGAGTTCAGTAATGTATTTGATAAGAACTGTTTGGTACTTTGCCTATCTGTGAACATCCTCTGGCCTTGTGTTGTAGTGTGATGTAGCTAGAGCTCAGGAATCCAACTGTTGCTCGAGGAAAGAAAGCAATCTGTAGCGAAGTGACATTATACTCATGATGTAAGAATCTTTAGAGATGTTTACACCTGCTTAAGGGGAGGTAGTGTAACCTCCAGTTTTACAGTGGATTTTAGCTTAGAGCTATCTGCATACTGGAAATACAGCTCCTGAGGTTCTACATAATCACATTCTTAGTGTTTGCTGACACTACAGTTCCTGACAGGGTGAAAGTGAGCTGAAGAGTAAGATGTGttttaggtttttcttgcttttagagctgcaacaattaatcagtcgattgatagaaaattaattgttttttgattaTCGATAAATTGTGTtatcttttaagaaaaaatgcccaaattctctgcccccagcttcttaaatgtgagtatattctggtttctttactcttctatgatagtaaacaaaccaaaacaacattttaggTTACATCAACATTcatcaacattttatagaccaaacaactaatcgaataatcaagaaaataattgacagattagtCGCTGatgaaaatcattagttgcaggcCTATCTGCATTGATCAAAGTAGGAATTTGTTTGGATTTGAAGTAGGAATGCACCAATCTGATCCACTGGAAAGGTATCTGTGCTGATGCAGATCATTTTAGCAGATCAGGTGTCTGCCAGACAGACAGGACAATCCCCAATATATACAGTTTCTTTGTTGATTTCTTTATAAAATTCAATGTTTCTGCTATTACTTACCTTCACTGAGTCATGATTTGCTGTCAGTTCTTTAGCACCACAGTAATGTGTGGCCTCATGTTCCTGCACCATACATAAAGATGATCCAAATGAAATCTACACCGCGTTGTATACAGCTTTGAAATTTGGGATAAGGAGAGCACTGGTATCAGATCACTTCAGATACCCTGAATTAAGGTATTGAATTTATACTGGGAGAAAAAACGTGGATTAAAGCTtatgagaagaagaaacatgagcCATTATATTCTCAAAGCGCACCACCACTGGAACATGTTGAAAACTGAAATAAGACTGATGAGTAGAGTTGGTTTCCATCGCCCTTTTTCTCTTCTGGACTAGTGGAGATAATTCCACATCATTTTCTGAGATGGACCATTATCAGGGATGCTCAGTAATTTGAGTCAGTGATGAGGTCGGGAAAAGGACTTTAATGATATTTGCTGGAGGGTGCTGTTGGCGTTAGCTTGCCTACTGTGTGTCGTTTACTAGTGATGGCTCTCCCCTGTTTTGTGCTCATCCAATGTGTCTTGGAAAGAGAGGAAATTGAAAGAAATAGAAACCCCCCCTGGTATTCTGAAGCACACCGAGGATTGTTTTTCCTGGAGAAGGCAGTCATGCACAGAATGCAGGCTTCTGAGTGAAAAATGAGCTGCAGAGTCTtgctttaaaagaaacatttgcagTGACCGATAGTGGGAAGACAATTTATGAATATAAGTTAATGCGTTACTTACCTTGGGGCCCTGCAGCTCTTCACCTATTGTGTCTCTGTAATGACAAACAAGACCATCCCAAGACCAAAAACTATGTAACTcgtgttttcttttaaacagtTCTCACTTAGATTTTTCTACAAATTAACCATTGTCACTCatctattctttttttctgttatccTCTCTACCAGGTCACTGTattgagaaggaggaggaggtttcGGAGGCCCCATCTTTAGAGGAATTCCCTATGAGGGGTCAGAAAATGGGTACATCCAACATAGAAGAAACTGGCCCACCCAGCTATCTCACTGATCTGTGAGCAGCCATGCCCTCCCTGCATCACCCGTCGAGGGGCACCCCTCCCCAGATGCGGGACTGTTTTCTGACATAGATTTGGAGAAGAAGAACCGCTGCACCTCACAATAGAAATGGCATTAGGTTGTGTTGGCTATGACGCATCAGATTACATATTAGAATACAGGTGAGGCTGAATCCCGAGCCAATACCCACAGGACCCTGAAGAGGAGATAAACAGCCTCAGATGACCTTTACAGAAGGACAGAGCTACACTCCAGCTTTGATGATTTAGTATCCACCCTTCTGCCTTGCTGACAAGGTCGTACCATGGCTGCTGCTGATCCCCATAGCAACGGTTCCTTGGTGGGGCGAGGAGCAGACTGAGAAAGTCAACAATGCAGCGTAACGGTGGTGGAGTGGGTGCCGGTGGACAGCCATGGGTGTTACGGCGTGTGCGTCTCACATGGCTCAGTTTCATGCTCTTCTTCATACTGGTCTTCTTCCCACTCATTGCCCACTACTACCTCACTACCATTGATGAAGCTGGGGGTCCTGATAAGCGCATCTTTGGGCCGCGGCCCGGCGGCGAATTGTGCGAGGCCAAACATGTGCAGGATCTGTGCCGCATCCGTGAGTCGGTCAGCgaggagctgctgcagctggaggcCAAGAGGCAGGAGCTCAACGGGGAGATCGCCCGACTCAACCTGCGCATCGAGGCCTGCAAGCGTAGCATTGACAGTGCCAAGCAGGATCTGCTTCAGCTGAAGAATGTTATCAGCCAGACAGAGCATTCCTATAAAGAACTGATGGCCCAGAACCAGCCCAAGCTGTCTTTGCCTGTCAGGTTGCTGCCAGACAAGGAGGACCCTGGCCTGCCACCACCCAAATCTGCGCGCTCCTGCCGCCTGCGCTCCTGCTTCGACTATGCTCGCTGTCCTCTTACTTCTGGGTTTCCTGTTTATGTCTACGACACAGGCTCCTATCCGTGGGGGGAATATCTTGACCCACTTGTAAAGCAGGCTTTTGCAGCATCAGTTAAGAGCAACATTTATATAACTGATAACCCCAGCATTGCCTGTCTGTATCTGGTGCTGGTAGGGGAGCTACAGGAgtccccctcctccccaccaCCATCTCCTTCAGAGCTGGAGAAGCAACTAAAAGCTCTTCCTTACTGGAGATCTGATGGACACAACCATGCGCTCGTGCATCTCTCTAGAAAGTCTATGACACAGAACTTCCTGTATAATGTGAGCACAGGACGAGCAGCAGTCGCACAGTCCACCTTCTTGGAGCAGCAGTACCGCGAAGGCTTTGACTTGGTGGTGTCCCCACTGGTCCACGCCCTCTCTGAACCCAACTTTTTGGAAGTGCCCCCTCAGGTTCCTGTGAAGAGGAAATACCTCTTCACCTTCCAGGGGGAGAGGGTGGAGTCACTGAGGAGCAGCTTGCAGGAGACCCCCCCTCAATCATTTGAGGAGGAGATGGAAGGAGATCCACCAGCCGACTACGATGATCGCATTATTGGCACCTTAAAGGCAGTGCAGGACAGCCACTTGGATCAGGTGCTGGTGGAGTTCACCTGCAAGAACCCGCAGCCTAGTTTGCCGACTGAGTGGGCTCTTTGTGGAGAAAGGGAGGACAGGCTGGAGGTGCTCAAGGCTTCTACTTTTGCCTTGGTGATTGCTCCAGGGGATGGGCAGCTGGTGGCCTCAGCAGGCTGTGGAATGAGGCTCTTTGAGGCCCTAGAGGTAGGGGCCATCCCAGTCGTGCTAGGGGACCACTCCAGACTACCATACCACCAGTTTATTCGATGGAGTGAAGCTGCCATTATAGTCCCCAAGCCTCGTGTGACAGAGCTACACTTCTTGCTGCGCAGCCTATCAGACAATGACATGTTAGCTATGAGGCGGCAGGGCCGCTTTCTATGGGAGACGTACTTCTCCACGTCAGAGAACGTTCTTAATACTATCCTGGCCAGCATCCGGACCAGCATCCAGGTTCCTGCTGCACCCATCAAAGAAGAGCCCGCACAAGAGATTCCTCACAAAGCAGGGAAGCTAGCAGGAACTGACGCCAACCTGGCGGACAATGGCGATCTTGATTTGGGTCCTGTTGAGACAGAGCCCCCCTACGCCTCTCCACGCTTTCTCCGCAACTTCACATACACAGCTGCAGACACCTACAGAACATGGAACCGTGCTCCAGGACCTTTCCATCTGTTTCCACACACCCCTCTGGACCCTGTTCTGCCCTCTGAAGCCAAATTCCTTGGTTCAGGTACTGGTTTCAGGCCTATCGGTGGAGGTACGGGAGGCTCAGGGAAGGAGTTCCAGGCAGCTCTGGGAGGAAACGTGCCCAGAGAGCAGTTCACCGTGGTCATGCTGACATATGAGAGGGAAGAAGTGCTGATGAACTCGCTTGAGAGGTTAAATGGACTGCCGTACCTCAACAAGGTAGTGGTGGTGTGGAATTCACCCAAGCCACCTTCAGATGACCTGCTGTGGCCAGACATCGGTCTGCCCATTGTTGTGAGTGCTCctgcagaaaattaattttacgAGAACCCAAGAGAATCAGAGTAGATTAATCCTCTAATTCAACAAATGTAGACATCCATTTAGTTAATGTGTTCAATAAGGAATAAGGAATACTTCATCATCtcatcctgtctctctctcaaatgCAGTAAAGTAACTTTTCTAATGTATGAGAGGTGGCGCAAAGTTTGCTTAAGTACATTACATTGAGCTGTTTGGATCAGTGCTCTCTTTGAAACTCTGCAGGACTCCATACAAATTACCAGCAGCTCCACTAAAAGGATTTATAGAAGTCTGACGTCCATGAATAATAAAATTTGTGCTTCTGAATTAggctggaaaaataaaatattcattcacaCCATTAGTTTGTGACAGAAACTTTGTGGACGAGTGGTGAGCTGTGAGAAGAACTGAAGAAAtggactctgtgtttttgtcattgctAGCTGAGTCATAGGTGTTATTAGATTGTAGGAGTTTGTATGTATGCCACTTTGGTAATGTATAAcaattaaacatacagtatatgaagtaCAGTCATACAGTTTCAGGAGTAGCGATGGTTCCAAAATTCGTGAAGTAGAATTGCTGAGATCAAAGCATCACTCTAAATCACTCTAAAAATATAGTATTACAACCAGAATTGCCTTTACTAATTATACGCCTCTTCAAAAGTACTTCTATTCCCAAAATGCCAGTCAGAATTGCTGTTGCTAAGCAAAGTCTAATCTCATCCCTGCAGGTGGTCCGCACAGAGAAGAACAGCCTCAACAACCGCTTCCTCCCCTGGGATGCAGTTGAAACCGAGGCCATACTTTCGATCGATGATGACGCCCATCTCCGCCACGACGAGATCATGTTTGGGTTCAGGTCAGTAGCAGTGACAGGATGCATGAGGCTCAGGGGATTCATATTTACCAGAGAAACAAACTGTTAAATATAGTTGCAATTGTTTGTGTTCAGATGTTGTTTGATAGGAAATGCTTGTACCTACCTTGGAGGGTTTTATTGTCTTACAACATTAAATCAAAGTGgatttaatgtggcttttttcACTGATCAACAGACAAAGACTAAATATTGTATCGTACTGGCTAGGCAATTTAATCATTAATTGAAAAGAATGCATAGATCATTGATAA contains:
- the extl3 gene encoding exostosin-like 3 gives rise to the protein MQRNGGGVGAGGQPWVLRRVRLTWLSFMLFFILVFFPLIAHYYLTTIDEAGGPDKRIFGPRPGGELCEAKHVQDLCRIRESVSEELLQLEAKRQELNGEIARLNLRIEACKRSIDSAKQDLLQLKNVISQTEHSYKELMAQNQPKLSLPVRLLPDKEDPGLPPPKSARSCRLRSCFDYARCPLTSGFPVYVYDTGSYPWGEYLDPLVKQAFAASVKSNIYITDNPSIACLYLVLVGELQESPSSPPPSPSELEKQLKALPYWRSDGHNHALVHLSRKSMTQNFLYNVSTGRAAVAQSTFLEQQYREGFDLVVSPLVHALSEPNFLEVPPQVPVKRKYLFTFQGERVESLRSSLQETPPQSFEEEMEGDPPADYDDRIIGTLKAVQDSHLDQVLVEFTCKNPQPSLPTEWALCGEREDRLEVLKASTFALVIAPGDGQLVASAGCGMRLFEALEVGAIPVVLGDHSRLPYHQFIRWSEAAIIVPKPRVTELHFLLRSLSDNDMLAMRRQGRFLWETYFSTSENVLNTILASIRTSIQVPAAPIKEEPAQEIPHKAGKLAGTDANLADNGDLDLGPVETEPPYASPRFLRNFTYTAADTYRTWNRAPGPFHLFPHTPLDPVLPSEAKFLGSGTGFRPIGGGTGGSGKEFQAALGGNVPREQFTVVMLTYEREEVLMNSLERLNGLPYLNKVVVVWNSPKPPSDDLLWPDIGLPIVVVRTEKNSLNNRFLPWDAVETEAILSIDDDAHLRHDEIMFGFRVWREARDRIVGFPGRYHAWDVNHQSWLYNSNYSCELSMVLTGAAFFHKYYAYLYSYVMPQAIRDMVDEYINCEDIAMNFLVSHITRKPPIKVTSRWTFRCPGCPQALSHDDSHFHERHKCINFFVKVYGYMPLLYTQFRVDSVLFKTRLPHDKTKCFKFI